In Corynebacterium ulcerans, one genomic interval encodes:
- a CDS encoding transcriptional regulator, which produces MTNTFTALTERGEGWWVIQLKEDPGLLTQTRRLDQIPDMVRDALELFPELTDDPYKDIVNIEFREGESIADIANQAVQANQAAKQAQEEASQLMRQAAAELSKKGLSYRDIGTLLGVSFQRAQKLATT; this is translated from the coding sequence ATGACCAACACTTTTACAGCCCTCACGGAACGAGGGGAGGGCTGGTGGGTAATCCAGCTTAAAGAAGATCCAGGCTTACTCACCCAAACCCGGCGCCTGGATCAAATTCCAGATATGGTCCGCGATGCATTGGAGCTTTTCCCAGAGCTTACCGATGACCCTTACAAAGACATCGTGAACATCGAATTCCGTGAAGGAGAATCCATAGCGGATATAGCCAACCAAGCGGTACAGGCTAATCAAGCGGCAAAACAAGCCCAAGAGGAAGCCTCCCAGCTCATGCGACAAGCCGCCGCAGAACTATCCAAAAAAGGCTTATCTTATAGGGACATCGGCACATTGCTGGGGGTCAGCTTCCAAAGGGCACAAAAACTCGCTACAACGTAA
- a CDS encoding YwiC-like family protein, producing the protein MTRVSAPRKPRRSPGWVPNQHGAWFMVTVPALIGVAFAPAWIDIPLLMLWWCGYFAFFAGSVWMRGRYRKRHLPPLAVYGAITALAGLVVLFCNWRLVVWIPAFLPLVGIAVYETWRRRPRSLLSGLSTVCAACLILPVIAWAGDGLTTRVWAACGVLLLYFAGSIPYVKTLIRERGSRPWLIGSVTFHLVFLIAACVAVGYHLVHGAVAVISGILLLRAWLMPVTGARRERPWTPKQVGLLDALLGVVVVLAAVLPPH; encoded by the coding sequence ATGACTAGAGTTTCGGCCCCTCGGAAGCCTCGTCGCTCACCGGGATGGGTTCCTAATCAGCATGGGGCATGGTTTATGGTGACTGTCCCGGCCCTTATCGGAGTAGCCTTTGCCCCTGCGTGGATTGATATTCCGCTTTTGATGCTGTGGTGGTGCGGATACTTTGCGTTTTTTGCGGGAAGCGTATGGATGCGGGGGAGATATAGAAAGCGCCACCTACCGCCACTTGCCGTTTATGGCGCCATTACTGCGCTTGCGGGCCTCGTAGTCTTGTTCTGCAATTGGCGGCTAGTGGTGTGGATTCCCGCTTTTCTTCCCCTTGTAGGGATCGCCGTCTATGAAACATGGCGGCGCAGACCGCGTTCACTTCTTTCTGGGCTATCCACCGTATGTGCGGCCTGCCTTATATTGCCTGTTATCGCTTGGGCCGGTGACGGCCTCACCACTCGTGTGTGGGCTGCGTGTGGGGTTTTGCTGCTGTATTTTGCTGGCAGTATCCCGTACGTAAAAACGCTTATCCGGGAACGCGGCTCTCGCCCTTGGCTTATCGGCTCTGTGACGTTCCATCTAGTCTTCCTGATTGCTGCATGTGTGGCCGTTGGGTACCACCTGGTTCACGGTGCGGTGGCAGTGATCTCTGGGATTCTTCTGCTACGCGCATGGCTCATGCCCGTTACCGGTGCGCGCCGGGAACGCCCGTGGACACCGAAGCAGGTAGGGCTTCTCGACGCGCTCCTAGGGGTAGTGGTCGTTCTGGCCGCAGTACTTCCACCTCATTGA
- a CDS encoding YPDG domain-containing protein produces MSSNKNVALRNLAVAAGATALGLGAVFGTAGAAMAADEPAAPPAVNAEKPAPTIEQDIPVDVEEPDVLDLDDASDVETPDADDLDDVLKYEPTTVAAGHTAYADIKGDVDDDTIFGYSQKDIPEGWFVSVDEKTGKVSVSASPDAKPGDTYTVKVKIIDLDGKVTWAEAPFTVGE; encoded by the coding sequence TTGTCTTCTAACAAGAACGTTGCTCTCCGCAACCTAGCAGTAGCTGCTGGTGCCACCGCCCTGGGTCTTGGTGCGGTATTTGGAACTGCTGGAGCAGCCATGGCTGCCGATGAGCCAGCAGCACCACCGGCAGTTAACGCAGAAAAGCCGGCCCCCACCATCGAGCAGGACATTCCTGTTGATGTGGAGGAACCAGACGTTCTGGATCTTGACGACGCTTCCGATGTGGAAACACCAGACGCTGATGATCTAGACGACGTGCTGAAGTACGAGCCGACGACCGTGGCTGCAGGCCACACCGCCTACGCGGACATCAAGGGAGATGTTGATGATGACACCATCTTTGGTTACTCGCAGAAAGACATTCCAGAAGGCTGGTTTGTCTCTGTAGATGAGAAAACCGGAAAAGTCAGTGTCAGCGCTAGCCCTGATGCGAAACCCGGTGACACATACACAGTAAAAGTCAAGATCATCGATCTTGACGGGAAGGTAACGTGGGCAGAAGCGCCCTTCACCGTGGGTGAGTAA
- a CDS encoding Ig-like domain-containing protein — protein sequence MSFPARSQRAGKLLCVVACAIALVSSLMMFATGQPLARAEAVCSGGDWSDLTWKDEHSNPSLRDNTYHGPGSHAEVQFEWKAKADAKQGDKITFTLPPQLQGVDTGSILLQDSKNELVARGSWDSGRKSFVITLEQFANTHFNVQGTAFVSAKWNRDGIDGDPKKFEGALNFNGCGSGSLNGKYEEGSEGDSHETSKIGEYRGYDSVNKVHKVQWTVGLSGKTGNGQRVLVTDNAPAGWNFACDGKYNDGYAPVYVSSFTKGDPSGERRHQIFNAQNSDTGGMRYGFGDSIKNDDGFLAGYSYKLNCTPQQVSVELPYGISPESSPLISLLTISTEKPALGSTIYNTAEVNGKNISGSVTFPSAGGQGRGSKGGFTIEKIVSGEHTSKQFSFEWSCTSQSKETKSGTIKLANGDVHHEKQLDKGASCVIKEEDADAASEKKHSLKWSVDGEDKEGESVAISIRQPEEQAVQVVATNIYYQEEPEIPPVPPTTTSSSSPSTTASTETTTKTTTTTTTATKTTEPSATTTTSAPPSAPRTTEPTRTPRNPLLPIPIPIPIPLPPAPPVTTTVTPHAPAPVPPPATPSIASSKPVDAAPQPPAKRLLARTGASVAGLVIPALFLMIGGMGLLMIIRRKRNSE from the coding sequence ATGTCTTTCCCTGCGCGTTCTCAACGAGCAGGGAAGCTTCTATGCGTTGTAGCATGTGCGATCGCACTCGTCTCATCACTGATGATGTTTGCCACCGGGCAGCCTCTAGCGCGCGCTGAAGCCGTGTGCAGTGGTGGGGATTGGTCTGACCTTACATGGAAAGACGAGCATTCAAACCCTAGCCTGAGGGATAACACCTATCATGGGCCGGGTTCCCACGCTGAGGTGCAGTTTGAGTGGAAGGCAAAAGCTGACGCTAAGCAGGGCGACAAGATCACTTTTACGCTTCCTCCACAACTACAAGGCGTGGACACTGGATCAATTTTGCTGCAGGACAGCAAGAACGAACTTGTAGCGCGGGGAAGTTGGGACAGCGGGCGTAAATCTTTTGTGATTACGCTTGAACAGTTTGCCAATACCCACTTTAACGTGCAGGGGACAGCCTTTGTCTCGGCGAAATGGAACCGCGACGGGATTGATGGAGACCCTAAGAAATTTGAGGGGGCGCTGAACTTTAACGGATGCGGTAGTGGATCTCTTAATGGAAAATACGAGGAAGGCTCGGAAGGTGATTCCCACGAGACCTCCAAGATCGGTGAATATCGGGGATATGATTCCGTGAATAAGGTGCATAAAGTCCAGTGGACAGTAGGGCTAAGTGGAAAAACGGGAAACGGGCAGCGAGTCTTGGTCACCGATAATGCTCCCGCTGGATGGAACTTTGCATGCGACGGAAAATACAACGACGGATATGCTCCGGTGTATGTATCAAGCTTTACTAAAGGGGATCCTTCGGGGGAAAGAAGGCATCAGATTTTCAATGCGCAAAATTCTGATACGGGAGGGATGCGATATGGATTCGGAGACAGCATCAAAAACGATGATGGTTTTTTAGCTGGGTATAGTTACAAACTCAACTGCACGCCGCAACAAGTGTCTGTTGAACTTCCCTACGGAATTTCCCCTGAGTCCAGCCCGCTCATCTCGTTGCTTACTATCTCAACCGAGAAGCCCGCTTTGGGCTCTACCATCTACAACACTGCAGAAGTAAACGGTAAAAACATTAGCGGTAGCGTTACGTTCCCTAGCGCCGGCGGCCAGGGGAGAGGAAGCAAAGGTGGGTTTACAATTGAAAAAATTGTTTCCGGTGAGCACACCTCGAAGCAATTTTCTTTTGAGTGGTCGTGCACGTCGCAAAGCAAAGAAACAAAGAGCGGCACTATTAAGCTCGCAAACGGGGACGTGCATCATGAAAAACAGCTGGATAAAGGCGCATCGTGCGTGATTAAAGAGGAAGACGCTGATGCAGCGTCTGAGAAGAAGCATTCTTTGAAGTGGTCTGTAGACGGTGAGGATAAAGAAGGCGAGTCCGTAGCCATATCCATCAGGCAGCCTGAAGAACAGGCAGTTCAAGTAGTCGCAACAAATATCTATTATCAGGAAGAACCGGAGATCCCTCCTGTGCCTCCCACGACTACCTCGTCCTCTTCGCCGTCGACAACAGCGTCAACGGAAACGACCACGAAGACCACAACGACAACCACAACTGCAACGAAGACGACCGAGCCTTCTGCAACGACAACCACGTCGGCGCCGCCGTCAGCGCCAAGAACTACAGAACCCACGCGGACACCACGTAATCCTTTATTACCGATACCTATTCCCATCCCCATACCGCTTCCGCCGGCACCGCCAGTGACCACAACGGTGACGCCGCATGCTCCTGCGCCTGTGCCGCCGCCCGCCACGCCGTCGATAGCTTCCAGCAAACCTGTGGATGCTGCGCCTCAACCGCCCGCGAAGCGCCTTCTAGCTCGTACCGGCGCTTCCGTCGCAGGTCTTGTTATTCCTGCACTGTTCTTGATGATCGGTGGCATGGGATTGCTCATGATTATTCGCAGAAAACGAAACTCGGAATAA
- a CDS encoding DUF3566 domain-containing protein — MATRHVVITRISPVSAFKTALSLSLIGLAAWVICVALLYLGMQVVGVWDNVNEVIGGVGGSQIVTFGLVLSVAALMGAITSIIVTILAPLGAIIYNSIVDLFGGLAITYREEND; from the coding sequence ATGGCAACACGTCATGTTGTTATAACTCGCATTTCACCTGTATCGGCGTTTAAAACCGCCTTGTCCTTGTCCCTCATTGGTCTGGCCGCATGGGTCATTTGCGTGGCTCTGTTATACCTTGGCATGCAGGTCGTAGGGGTCTGGGATAACGTCAACGAGGTTATTGGTGGCGTCGGTGGTAGCCAAATAGTTACGTTTGGTCTAGTTCTTAGCGTGGCGGCATTGATGGGTGCTATTACCTCCATCATCGTTACTATCCTGGCGCCTCTCGGTGCGATCATCTACAACTCGATCGTGGATCTTTTTGGTGGTCTTGCCATCACATACCGTGAAGAAAACGATTAG
- the gyrA gene encoding DNA gyrase subunit A — translation MSDDLLGGEGFDRIHPIDLNEEMETSYIDYAMSVIVGRALPEVRDGLKPVHRRILYAMYDSGYRPERGYVKSARPVSDTMGQFHPHGDSAIYDTLVRLAQDWNMRYPLVDGQGNFGSRGNDGPAAMRYTECRLTPLAMEMVRDIRENTVDFSPNYDGKTQEPDVLPSRVPNLLMNGSNGIAVGMATNIPPHNLNELADAIFWLLENPDADEAAALEACMSYVKGPDFPTAGQIVGSQGINDAYTTGRGSIRMRGVTSIEEEGSRQIIVITELPYQVNPDNMISNIAEQVRDGKLAGISKIEDESSDRVGMRIVVTLKRDAVPRVVLNNLYKHSQLQTNFGANMLSIVDGVPRTLRLDQMLRYYVTHQIEVIVRRTQHRLEEAEKRAHILRGLVKALDMLDEVIALIRRSATVDVARSGLIDLLTIDEIQADAILAMQLRRLAALERQKIIDELAEIEIEIADYKDILANPERQRAIVRDELKEIVTKYGDERRTQIIAATGDVTEEDLIARENVVVTITSTGYAKRTKVDAYKSQRRGGKGVRGAELKQDDVVRHFFVCSTHDWILFFTNFGRVYRLKAYELPEASRTARGQHVANLLEFQPEERIAQVIQLQSYEDAPYLVLATAQGRVKKSRLSDYESNRSGGLIAINLAEDDKLIGAALCSNDDELLLVSEEGQSIRFSADDDQLRPMGRATAGVKGMRFRGDDQLLAMTVVRSDACLLVATSGGYGKRTSLEEYSQQGRGGLGVVTFKYTPKRGKLIAAVVVDEDDQIFAITSAGGVIRTEVNQIRPSSRATMGVRLVNLEDGVELLAIDRNVEGEGEETAEAVATGAIDGPADRGRQTQVTIEPEGEDQ, via the coding sequence ATGAGCGACGATCTCTTAGGTGGCGAGGGATTCGACCGGATTCATCCGATTGACCTCAACGAGGAGATGGAGACCAGCTACATCGATTACGCGATGTCGGTCATCGTCGGACGTGCTTTGCCGGAGGTCCGTGACGGACTTAAGCCGGTGCACCGCCGCATCCTTTACGCGATGTATGACTCGGGCTACCGCCCAGAACGCGGGTACGTAAAATCTGCCCGCCCGGTCTCAGACACCATGGGTCAATTCCACCCGCACGGCGATTCGGCTATTTATGACACGCTGGTTCGCCTTGCCCAGGACTGGAACATGCGCTATCCGCTTGTCGACGGCCAAGGTAACTTCGGCTCCCGAGGCAACGACGGTCCTGCCGCCATGCGTTACACGGAGTGTCGTCTCACTCCGTTGGCCATGGAGATGGTCCGAGATATTCGCGAAAATACCGTCGATTTCTCCCCGAACTACGACGGTAAGACCCAAGAGCCAGATGTTCTTCCGTCCCGTGTTCCTAACCTTTTGATGAACGGCTCAAACGGCATCGCCGTGGGCATGGCAACCAACATCCCTCCTCACAACCTCAACGAGCTTGCCGACGCCATCTTCTGGCTCCTGGAAAACCCGGATGCAGACGAGGCTGCTGCCCTTGAGGCGTGCATGTCCTATGTGAAGGGCCCGGATTTCCCCACAGCAGGTCAAATCGTTGGTTCCCAAGGCATCAACGACGCCTACACGACTGGCCGCGGTTCTATCCGTATGCGGGGCGTGACCTCCATCGAGGAAGAAGGAAGCCGACAGATCATTGTGATCACGGAACTTCCGTACCAGGTGAACCCGGACAACATGATTTCTAACATCGCGGAGCAGGTGCGCGATGGAAAACTTGCCGGTATCTCCAAGATCGAGGATGAGTCCTCGGATCGCGTGGGTATGCGCATCGTGGTCACGCTGAAACGCGATGCCGTGCCGCGCGTTGTGCTCAACAACCTGTACAAGCATTCCCAGCTGCAGACTAACTTTGGTGCGAACATGCTCTCCATCGTCGATGGGGTACCGCGCACCTTACGTCTGGATCAGATGCTGCGCTACTACGTTACGCATCAGATTGAAGTCATCGTTCGTCGTACACAGCACCGCCTTGAGGAAGCCGAGAAGCGTGCTCATATCCTGCGTGGTTTGGTTAAAGCCCTGGATATGCTCGACGAGGTTATCGCTTTGATTCGCCGGTCTGCCACGGTGGACGTCGCTCGCAGCGGCTTGATTGATCTGCTCACCATCGACGAGATTCAAGCCGACGCTATTTTGGCTATGCAATTGCGTCGCCTGGCAGCTCTGGAACGTCAGAAGATCATTGATGAGCTGGCAGAAATCGAAATCGAAATTGCCGATTACAAGGACATCCTTGCTAACCCGGAACGCCAGCGCGCCATTGTTCGCGATGAGCTTAAAGAGATCGTGACCAAGTACGGCGATGAGCGTCGTACGCAAATCATTGCAGCCACCGGAGACGTCACAGAGGAAGACCTTATCGCGCGGGAAAACGTGGTCGTGACCATCACTTCTACCGGTTACGCTAAGCGCACCAAGGTTGATGCTTATAAGTCTCAGCGACGCGGTGGCAAGGGTGTGCGTGGTGCGGAACTCAAGCAAGACGACGTGGTCCGCCACTTCTTTGTCTGCTCCACCCACGACTGGATCTTGTTCTTTACTAACTTTGGCCGGGTCTACCGGCTCAAAGCCTACGAGCTGCCAGAGGCATCCCGTACGGCCCGCGGCCAGCATGTGGCTAACCTGCTGGAGTTCCAGCCTGAGGAGCGTATTGCTCAGGTCATCCAGCTGCAGTCTTATGAAGATGCGCCGTATCTGGTGCTCGCCACTGCCCAGGGACGCGTGAAGAAGTCGCGTTTGTCCGACTATGAGTCCAACCGCTCCGGCGGCCTGATCGCCATCAACCTGGCGGAAGACGACAAGCTCATTGGCGCTGCTCTATGCTCCAACGACGACGAGCTGCTTTTGGTGTCGGAGGAAGGCCAGTCGATTAGGTTCAGTGCTGACGACGATCAACTGCGTCCTATGGGACGTGCGACAGCCGGTGTGAAGGGCATGCGCTTCCGCGGCGACGATCAGCTGCTCGCTATGACCGTGGTGCGTTCGGACGCTTGCCTCCTCGTTGCAACGTCGGGTGGCTATGGAAAGCGCACCTCGTTGGAGGAATACTCCCAGCAGGGTCGTGGAGGTCTTGGCGTGGTTACCTTCAAGTACACACCAAAGCGCGGCAAGCTCATTGCAGCCGTGGTTGTTGATGAAGATGATCAGATCTTTGCCATCACATCCGCGGGCGGGGTTATCCGCACCGAGGTCAACCAGATTCGCCCAAGTTCGCGAGCAACCATGGGTGTACGCTTGGTCAATCTGGAAGATGGTGTGGAACTGCTTGCTATCGACCGCAACGTTGAAGGCGAAGGCGAAGAAACCGCTGAAGCAGTTGCTACGGGAGCCATCGATGGTCCCGCCGATCGTGGCCGCCAGACCCAAGTGACCATTGAGCCTGAAGGAGAAGACCAGTAA
- a CDS encoding rhomboid family intramembrane serine protease, giving the protein MSAQRTVRAAYNQAPATVILSLSTLIIFLITAVQSRSITDNLYDSWLGDHWILYTPQMHDPLGMLRAIGSMFLHIGPAHLAINLFLLFFLGREVEQFTGSAFFSAAYFISGLGASLTIMILDPLSPTAGASGAIYGLMAIMVAIAITRKTDIRAPLILVAVNVGYSLITDNVSLWGHIGGLIAGAIVALPLMAAHRSHSASGGFLAYAAPRTHRHSLRRQLITWLIVAAIAACEVIGIWVAGTRLL; this is encoded by the coding sequence ATGTCCGCCCAACGAACAGTCCGTGCAGCGTATAACCAGGCTCCCGCCACAGTGATACTTAGCTTATCGACGCTCATCATTTTCCTCATCACCGCTGTCCAATCGCGGTCGATAACCGATAACCTCTACGACTCGTGGCTCGGCGATCACTGGATTCTCTACACTCCACAGATGCATGATCCACTAGGAATGTTGCGCGCAATCGGTTCAATGTTCCTGCATATTGGCCCTGCCCACCTTGCTATCAACCTCTTTTTACTTTTCTTTTTAGGCCGTGAGGTTGAGCAATTTACGGGGTCTGCTTTCTTTAGCGCCGCGTATTTTATTAGCGGATTAGGCGCATCGCTAACAATCATGATTCTGGATCCTCTTTCGCCGACTGCGGGAGCTTCCGGTGCTATCTACGGGTTGATGGCGATCATGGTGGCCATAGCGATAACGCGCAAAACTGATATTCGTGCACCTCTCATTCTCGTTGCCGTGAACGTGGGATACTCATTGATCACCGACAACGTTTCCCTCTGGGGACACATCGGGGGCCTTATCGCTGGCGCGATAGTCGCACTTCCTCTTATGGCTGCACACCGCAGTCACTCTGCTTCCGGAGGATTTTTAGCCTATGCAGCGCCGAGAACCCATCGACATTCTCTACGGAGACAATTAATCACATGGCTTATAGTGGCCGCGATTGCTGCGTGTGAAGTCATCGGAATCTGGGTCGCTGGCACCAGATTGTTGTAG
- a CDS encoding peptidylprolyl isomerase, which translates to MMVRMTLKTATAILHTNRGDVAIELFGNHAPKTVENFVTLADGSADYKTENASGTAEGPFYDGAVFHRVIDGFMIQGGDPTGTGRGGPGYMFADEFHPELQFDRPFLLAMANAGPGTNGSQFFITVVPTPHLNNHHTIFGEVTDPASQKVVMDIAQTATDRMDRPVEPVVIESVEITE; encoded by the coding sequence ATGATGGTGCGTATGACTTTGAAAACCGCTACCGCGATTTTGCACACCAACCGTGGTGATGTTGCAATCGAACTCTTTGGCAACCATGCTCCAAAGACTGTCGAAAACTTTGTCACCTTGGCAGATGGCTCTGCAGACTACAAGACTGAGAACGCCTCCGGAACCGCTGAAGGACCGTTCTATGATGGTGCCGTTTTCCACCGCGTCATCGATGGCTTCATGATCCAAGGCGGTGACCCCACCGGCACCGGTCGTGGCGGCCCAGGCTACATGTTTGCAGATGAGTTCCACCCGGAGCTTCAGTTCGACCGTCCGTTCCTGCTCGCTATGGCCAATGCAGGCCCAGGCACCAACGGTTCCCAGTTCTTTATCACCGTGGTGCCCACCCCGCACCTCAACAACCACCACACCATTTTCGGTGAGGTCACTGACCCTGCATCGCAGAAGGTCGTTATGGACATTGCTCAGACTGCTACCGACCGCATGGATCGCCCTGTCGAGCCAGTTGTGATCGAGTCTGTAGAGATCACGGAGTAA
- a CDS encoding ATP-binding cassette domain-containing protein — protein MDTSTTPIIELRDITKSYGAFDALRGVNLSVAPGEVTCVLGDNGAGKSTLIKILSGLHKQTSGELLIDDQPVTFNSPREALDHGIATVHQNLAVVGQMSVWRNFFLGQELTGFLGRLREEEMHSIAQEQLKAMGIDLPDIDVDVESLSGGQRQVVAIARAVYFGARVIILDEPTAALGVKQSGMVLRFVAAARDKGIGVVLITHNPHHAYLVGDRFTILNLGNQILNASRDQVTLEQLTQQMAGGGELEALSHELSR, from the coding sequence ATGGATACGTCCACAACTCCGATCATTGAACTACGCGACATCACAAAAAGCTATGGCGCATTCGACGCCCTACGCGGCGTGAACCTAAGCGTCGCGCCGGGTGAGGTGACGTGCGTCCTAGGCGATAACGGCGCAGGAAAATCCACGCTCATCAAGATATTATCGGGCTTGCATAAGCAGACTTCGGGAGAGCTGCTTATCGACGACCAGCCAGTAACCTTTAACAGCCCCCGCGAGGCGTTAGACCATGGGATTGCCACTGTTCACCAAAACTTAGCGGTGGTTGGACAGATGTCGGTGTGGCGGAATTTTTTCCTAGGACAAGAGCTCACAGGTTTTTTGGGGCGTCTCCGTGAAGAGGAAATGCATTCGATTGCTCAAGAACAGTTGAAGGCTATGGGGATCGATCTGCCCGACATAGATGTGGACGTGGAGTCCTTGTCGGGCGGACAGCGCCAAGTGGTAGCCATTGCCCGTGCTGTGTATTTCGGTGCTCGCGTCATCATCCTTGATGAGCCCACTGCGGCTCTCGGCGTGAAGCAATCTGGCATGGTGCTGCGCTTTGTAGCAGCCGCACGAGACAAGGGGATTGGTGTGGTTCTTATTACCCACAATCCTCACCATGCATACCTGGTGGGCGACCGCTTTACCATCCTCAACCTAGGCAATCAGATATTGAACGCGTCGAGGGATCAGGTAACTCTGGAGCAATTAACGCAGCAGATGGCTGGCGGTGGGGAACTAGAGGCGTTAAGCCACGAGCTATCCCGTTAG
- a CDS encoding substrate-binding domain-containing protein has protein sequence MKNLRFPLRAAVVTLAASVVLSACSATGGAPRSSNTSGGQAGGVDTPRYVVAMVTHGAPGDTFWDLVRKGAEDAAKKNNMELRYSSDPEAPNQSNLIQNAIDSKVDGIAVTMPNAEAIGPAAKKAVTAKIPTVALNAGMDAYQKYDISAFFGQEEKVAGTLAGKRLAQDGAKHALCVIHEQGNSSQEARCAGLKEGLAGADMEVLYVNGKDMTSVQSTVQAKLAQDKSIDWVMGLVAPVALTSVDAVKNSGSSAKISTFDTNAQLVTAIKEGTVQWAVDQQPYLQGYMAIDALWLAQRNGSTVGGNRPVYTGPSFVDATNVDKIADSAKAGLR, from the coding sequence GTGAAAAATCTCCGGTTCCCCCTACGTGCGGCGGTCGTTACGCTCGCCGCGTCCGTCGTGCTCAGCGCTTGCTCTGCAACAGGCGGTGCCCCGCGTTCCTCGAATACTTCGGGCGGGCAGGCAGGTGGAGTAGACACGCCTCGTTATGTCGTCGCGATGGTGACGCATGGCGCCCCTGGCGACACCTTCTGGGATTTGGTGCGTAAGGGCGCAGAAGACGCAGCTAAAAAGAACAACATGGAGCTGCGCTACTCATCGGATCCCGAAGCGCCGAATCAATCTAATCTGATTCAAAACGCTATCGACTCCAAAGTCGACGGAATCGCGGTGACTATGCCCAACGCAGAGGCAATTGGACCAGCCGCAAAGAAAGCGGTGACTGCCAAGATCCCGACGGTGGCGCTCAACGCCGGAATGGATGCGTACCAAAAATATGACATCTCTGCGTTCTTTGGTCAGGAAGAAAAAGTAGCCGGGACCTTAGCCGGCAAACGTCTTGCCCAAGATGGCGCCAAACATGCGCTCTGCGTTATTCACGAGCAAGGCAACTCCTCACAGGAGGCTCGTTGTGCAGGCCTTAAAGAGGGGCTTGCCGGCGCTGACATGGAAGTCCTTTATGTCAACGGTAAGGATATGACGAGCGTTCAATCCACTGTGCAAGCAAAACTCGCACAGGACAAGAGCATCGACTGGGTGATGGGGCTTGTGGCCCCTGTGGCGCTCACCAGCGTTGATGCCGTAAAAAACTCTGGAAGCTCAGCCAAAATCTCAACCTTTGATACCAACGCGCAGCTCGTGACCGCCATCAAGGAAGGTACCGTGCAGTGGGCTGTGGATCAGCAGCCGTATCTCCAGGGCTACATGGCCATTGATGCGTTGTGGCTTGCACAGCGCAACGGATCCACCGTCGGAGGGAATCGACCGGTCTACACCGGACCGAGCTTTGTCGACGCCACCAACGTAGACAAGATCGCAGATTCCGCAAAGGCAGGCCTACGTTGA
- a CDS encoding ABC transporter permease yields MGTATQGDDRLRRRTGLSALIRRPEFASLLGAVAIFVLFLSVAPSFRSIDALTTVLYASSTLGIVAVAVGLLMIGNEFDLSSGVAVTTAALAATMLNYNLHLNSWVGACMSLFIALAIGALNGYLVTKTGIDSFLITLAAFLMLQGLNLAITKLVTSQVATPSIADMEGFPSAQKVFAGTVHIGSVSVRATVFWWIFFVAAGSWLLFKTRFGNWIFAVGGDADAARASGVPVARVKIILFMFVGFAAWFVGMHNLFTFDSIQAGQGVGNEFLYIIAAVIGGCAMTGGRGTIIGTAIGALIFGMTNQGIVYAGWNPDWFKFFLGAMLLFAVLTNTSFATLTKGRK; encoded by the coding sequence ATTGGAACTGCCACACAAGGCGACGATAGACTGCGCCGGCGAACGGGTTTGTCCGCATTAATTCGGCGCCCAGAGTTTGCCAGCCTGCTAGGTGCGGTCGCCATATTCGTTCTGTTTTTGAGCGTGGCACCGTCGTTTCGCTCCATTGATGCGCTGACTACGGTCCTTTATGCGAGTTCTACTTTAGGAATCGTCGCGGTGGCCGTGGGGCTGCTCATGATCGGTAATGAATTTGATTTGTCCTCGGGCGTGGCAGTTACTACAGCGGCGTTAGCTGCGACGATGCTGAATTACAATCTGCATCTCAATAGCTGGGTCGGCGCATGTATGTCTTTGTTCATTGCATTAGCAATCGGCGCACTGAACGGGTATCTGGTGACTAAGACCGGAATTGACAGCTTCCTGATCACACTAGCGGCGTTCCTCATGCTGCAAGGACTTAACCTGGCCATCACTAAACTGGTGACCAGCCAAGTAGCGACCCCCAGCATCGCCGACATGGAAGGTTTCCCTTCGGCTCAAAAGGTCTTTGCAGGGACCGTACACATCGGTAGTGTCTCTGTGCGCGCAACCGTTTTTTGGTGGATATTCTTTGTAGCAGCGGGCTCATGGTTGCTATTTAAGACGCGATTTGGCAACTGGATTTTTGCAGTCGGTGGGGATGCCGATGCCGCCCGCGCTTCTGGTGTGCCCGTGGCACGCGTCAAAATCATCTTGTTCATGTTCGTTGGTTTTGCCGCCTGGTTTGTGGGCATGCATAACCTCTTCACCTTCGACTCCATTCAAGCTGGTCAAGGCGTGGGTAACGAGTTCTTGTACATCATCGCTGCGGTGATTGGTGGCTGCGCAATGACCGGCGGACGCGGCACGATCATAGGCACCGCTATTGGCGCCCTCATCTTTGGAATGACAAACCAGGGAATCGTCTATGCAGGATGGAACCCCGACTGGTTTAAGTTCTTCCTCGGAGCCATGTTGCTTTTTGCAGTGCTCACCAACACTTCCTTTGCCACGCTTACCAAGGGGAGGAAATAA